Proteins co-encoded in one Streptomyces roseochromogenus subsp. oscitans DS 12.976 genomic window:
- a CDS encoding carbohydrate ABC transporter permease — MKTTETPAPRPAESGAGVSKTDALAPKPDRRKKEGGVLNVFSHGVLIIWAIMVVTPLLWAVMTSFKSDSSIFGSPWSLPDKLHFDNWSRAWTQANMSDYFLNTVLVVGGSLIGTLVLGSMAAYVLARFDFPGNRFIYYLFVGGMSFPIMLALVPLFYVVNNMGMLNTIHGLILVYIAYSLPFTVFFLTAFFRTLPTSVAEAAFVDGASHTRTFFQIMLPMAKPGLISVGIFNFLGQWNQYMLPTVLNTDPDKKVLTQGLVQLAVSQGYKGDWSGLFAGLVMAMLPVLGAYIVFQRQVVQGLTAGALK; from the coding sequence ATGAAGACGACCGAGACCCCCGCACCGCGGCCGGCCGAGTCCGGCGCCGGCGTCTCCAAGACCGACGCACTCGCCCCGAAGCCCGACCGGCGGAAGAAGGAAGGCGGCGTCCTCAACGTCTTCTCACACGGCGTGCTGATCATCTGGGCGATCATGGTGGTCACGCCGCTGCTGTGGGCGGTGATGACGTCCTTCAAGTCGGACAGCTCGATCTTCGGCTCGCCCTGGTCGCTGCCGGACAAGCTGCACTTCGACAACTGGTCGCGGGCCTGGACCCAGGCCAACATGAGCGACTACTTCCTCAACACCGTCCTGGTGGTCGGCGGCTCGCTCATCGGCACCCTGGTGCTCGGCTCCATGGCGGCCTATGTCCTCGCCCGGTTCGACTTCCCGGGCAACCGCTTCATCTACTACCTGTTCGTCGGCGGCATGAGCTTCCCGATCATGCTCGCGCTGGTTCCGCTGTTCTATGTAGTGAACAACATGGGCATGCTGAACACGATCCATGGCCTGATCCTGGTCTACATCGCGTACTCGCTGCCGTTCACGGTCTTCTTCCTCACGGCCTTCTTCCGCACCCTGCCCACCTCGGTGGCGGAGGCGGCCTTCGTGGACGGCGCTTCGCACACGCGTACGTTCTTCCAGATCATGCTCCCGATGGCCAAACCGGGCCTGATCAGCGTGGGCATCTTCAACTTCCTGGGCCAGTGGAACCAGTACATGCTGCCCACGGTCCTCAACACCGACCCCGACAAGAAGGTGCTCACCCAGGGCCTGGTCCAGCTCGCGGTCAGCCAGGGCTACAAGGGGGACTGGTCCGGCCTCTTCGCCGGCCTGGTGATGGCCATGCTGCCGGTGCTCGGGGCGTACATCGTCTTCCAGCGCCAGGTCGTCCAGGGCCTGACCGCGGGGGCGCTGAAATAG
- a CDS encoding carbohydrate ABC transporter permease — protein MQHGKYRFIVGFLAVPLGLYALFVVWPFIQSIYYSFTDWTGLSPDFKMVGFDNYTRMLHDDVFWKSLQHSLLFALVLPLVTISLALFFAFMINVGGRRRKGGPVISGVRGSSFYKIVYFFPQVLSIAIVSLLFAFAYNPDSGAINSLLRGIGLDHVQPLWLGDPSLALWCVMAVLVWSTTGFFVVLFSAGMASIPTELYESALLDGAGRATTFFRITLPLLWDTVQSGWVYMGILALGAESFAVVQIMTTGPGGPDYSTTVMVLYVYQKAFRDGQAAYATTIGVALLVVTLAFAAIVMRLGRRERLEF, from the coding sequence ATGCAGCACGGCAAGTACCGGTTCATCGTGGGGTTTCTGGCGGTGCCCCTGGGACTGTACGCGCTCTTCGTGGTGTGGCCGTTCATCCAGTCCATCTATTACTCGTTCACGGACTGGACCGGCCTGAGCCCCGATTTCAAGATGGTCGGCTTCGACAACTACACGAGGATGCTCCACGACGACGTCTTCTGGAAGTCGTTGCAGCACAGTCTGCTGTTCGCCCTGGTGCTCCCGCTGGTGACGATCAGTCTGGCGCTGTTCTTCGCCTTCATGATCAATGTGGGCGGGCGCCGGAGGAAGGGCGGCCCCGTGATCTCCGGGGTCCGGGGCTCGTCCTTCTACAAGATCGTGTATTTCTTCCCGCAGGTACTGTCCATCGCGATCGTCTCGCTGCTGTTCGCCTTCGCGTACAACCCGGACAGCGGCGCGATCAACTCCCTGCTGCGCGGGATCGGCCTCGACCACGTCCAGCCGCTGTGGCTGGGTGACCCGAGCCTCGCGCTGTGGTGTGTGATGGCGGTGCTGGTGTGGTCCACGACCGGCTTCTTCGTGGTCCTGTTCTCGGCGGGCATGGCCTCCATCCCGACGGAGCTGTACGAGTCGGCGCTGCTCGACGGCGCGGGCCGGGCCACCACCTTCTTCCGCATCACCCTGCCGCTGCTGTGGGACACCGTGCAGTCCGGCTGGGTCTACATGGGCATCCTCGCGCTCGGCGCCGAGTCGTTCGCGGTCGTACAGATCATGACGACCGGGCCGGGCGGGCCCGACTACTCGACCACGGTGATGGTCCTGTACGTGTACCAGAAGGCGTTCCGGGACGGTCAGGCCGCCTACGCCACCACCATCGGCGTCGCCCTGCTCGTCGTCACCCTCGCCTTCGCGGCGATCGTGATGCGGCTGGGCCGTCGCGAGCGGCTGGAGTTCTGA
- the ngcE gene encoding N-acetylglucosamine/diacetylchitobiose ABC transporter substrate-binding protein has product MGSTSNHGAEGVGRRDLIKRSAALSLVAAPGMSLLSACASSGGGGQTKDKAGKKTAKNPLGVNETAQMEFVLFDGGFGQEYAQDAVKIYEKDFPKAHVKFSATQKIQSTLQPRFNQGNPPDLIDNSGAEQMDMGVLVGKNQLSDLTPLLDAPSYDDPNKKVRDTLRPGIVEMGQFDGNPVWIMYYAYTVYGVWYSQKALDSLGAEYPKTWDEMLQVCEKAKKKGMAGWTYAGKYPYYLPFSLYPMIGKVGGREVLDAIDNLEPNAWKHPAVKACFEAYYELYKKGYILKGTPGLDHIQSQTAWAKGEALFIPNGSWVENESANVIPKDFNLAVSAPSGIDSNDKLPFGTIWASGGEPFIVPAKAANAEGGMEQLRIMLSEASSKNFTAKVKSLTAYNGGTTGITLTPGLNSGVAALKLAGSNVVNPRLQDWYVQLQKEKIGVAGLGEMMAGRLTPAEAIKKIQGFADEAAKDSSIKHYKHQ; this is encoded by the coding sequence ATGGGATCCACCTCGAACCACGGTGCCGAAGGCGTCGGCCGTCGTGATCTGATCAAGCGGTCCGCCGCACTGAGCCTGGTCGCGGCCCCGGGCATGAGCCTGCTGTCCGCCTGTGCGAGCAGCGGCGGGGGCGGGCAGACCAAGGACAAGGCGGGGAAGAAGACCGCCAAGAACCCGCTCGGGGTCAACGAGACCGCCCAGATGGAATTCGTCCTCTTCGACGGAGGCTTCGGCCAGGAGTACGCCCAGGACGCGGTGAAGATCTATGAGAAGGACTTCCCCAAGGCCCACGTGAAGTTCTCCGCCACCCAGAAGATCCAGTCCACCCTCCAGCCCCGCTTCAACCAGGGCAACCCGCCGGACCTCATCGACAACTCCGGCGCCGAGCAGATGGACATGGGCGTCCTGGTCGGCAAGAACCAGCTGTCCGACCTCACCCCGCTGCTGGACGCACCGTCGTACGACGACCCGAACAAGAAGGTCCGCGACACCCTGCGCCCCGGCATCGTGGAGATGGGCCAGTTCGACGGCAACCCGGTCTGGATCATGTACTACGCCTACACGGTGTACGGCGTCTGGTACTCGCAGAAGGCCCTGGACTCGCTCGGCGCGGAGTACCCGAAGACCTGGGACGAGATGCTCCAGGTGTGCGAGAAGGCCAAGAAGAAGGGCATGGCGGGCTGGACGTACGCGGGCAAGTACCCGTACTACCTCCCCTTCTCGCTCTACCCGATGATCGGCAAGGTCGGCGGGCGCGAGGTGCTCGACGCCATCGACAACCTGGAGCCGAACGCCTGGAAGCACCCGGCCGTCAAGGCCTGCTTCGAGGCGTACTACGAGCTGTACAAGAAGGGCTACATCCTCAAGGGCACCCCCGGCCTCGACCACATCCAGTCGCAGACCGCCTGGGCCAAGGGCGAGGCGCTGTTCATTCCGAACGGCTCCTGGGTGGAGAACGAGTCGGCCAACGTCATCCCGAAGGACTTCAACCTGGCCGTGTCGGCGCCGTCCGGCATCGACAGCAACGACAAGCTGCCCTTCGGCACCATCTGGGCCTCCGGCGGTGAGCCGTTCATCGTCCCGGCCAAGGCCGCGAACGCCGAGGGCGGCATGGAGCAGCTGCGCATCATGCTCTCCGAGGCGTCCTCCAAGAACTTCACCGCCAAGGTGAAGTCGCTGACCGCCTACAACGGCGGCACCACCGGCATCACCCTCACCCCGGGGCTGAACTCCGGTGTGGCGGCGCTGAAGCTGGCCGGATCCAACGTGGTGAATCCGCGGCTGCAGGACTGGTACGTGCAGCTGCAGAAGGAGAAGATCGGGGTGGCCGGTCTCGGCGAGATGATGGCCGGCCGGCTCACCCCGGCCGAGGCCATCAAGAAGATCCAGGGATTCGCCGACGAGGCGGCCAAGGACTCCTCGATCAAGCACTACAAGCACCAGTAA